The following proteins are encoded in a genomic region of Novosphingobium sp. PP1Y:
- a CDS encoding NAD-dependent epimerase/dehydratase family protein: protein MKIFVTGASGYIGGSVAALLASKGHEVRGLVRTASKADGVRAKGIEPVIGTLDDAELLTAEAQAADAVINTADSDHQGAVEALLAGLAGSGKPFIHTSGTSLVGDEAMGEPSDVIFTEDTPVKPEPDKEHRVALNKLIMDAAPGVRTIVLCNSLIYGHTLGAPAQSVQIPPLVAQAKESGIARYIGRGLNIWSNVHIADMADLYLLALDKAPAGSFYYVENGEAAFGDLVRAIAKALSLGDAQSWPTEDAVAKWGRELAVFALGSNSRVRADKARSELGWAPQRTSVIDWVENELEK, encoded by the coding sequence ATGAAGATCTTCGTAACCGGCGCGAGCGGCTATATCGGCGGCTCGGTCGCCGCGCTACTCGCCAGCAAGGGGCATGAGGTCCGCGGCCTCGTTCGCACTGCTTCGAAGGCGGATGGCGTTCGGGCCAAGGGCATCGAGCCCGTGATCGGGACGCTCGACGACGCCGAGTTGCTGACCGCCGAAGCCCAGGCGGCCGATGCCGTCATCAACACCGCCGACAGCGATCATCAGGGCGCGGTCGAGGCGCTGCTTGCCGGCCTCGCCGGATCGGGCAAGCCATTCATTCACACCAGCGGCACTAGCCTGGTCGGCGACGAAGCCATGGGCGAACCGTCGGACGTGATCTTTACCGAGGACACGCCGGTCAAGCCCGAGCCCGACAAGGAGCACCGCGTCGCGCTCAACAAGCTGATCATGGATGCGGCACCGGGCGTGCGGACCATCGTTCTTTGCAACAGCCTGATCTATGGCCACACCCTTGGCGCCCCGGCGCAGAGCGTTCAGATTCCGCCGCTGGTCGCACAGGCGAAGGAAAGCGGGATCGCCCGCTATATCGGCCGCGGCCTCAACATCTGGTCGAACGTCCATATCGCCGACATGGCCGATCTCTATCTGCTTGCCCTCGACAAGGCGCCCGCAGGCAGCTTCTATTATGTCGAAAATGGCGAAGCCGCGTTTGGTGATCTCGTCCGCGCAATCGCCAAGGCGCTCAGCCTCGGCGACGCGCAGAGTTGGCCCACGGAAGACGCGGTGGCTAAATGGGGCAGGGAACTCGCCGTTTTCGCGCTCGGCTCGAACAGCCGGGTTCGCGCGGACAAGGCGCGTTCCGAGCTGGGATGGGCGCCCCAGCGCACCAGCGTCATCGACTGGGTCGAGAACGAGCTGGAGAAATAG